The nucleotide window TGTCGACGCCTCGTCGAGTTGACGCTGAGTCTGCCCGGACGACAGGACTATCCGTCGTTGCAGTGGGCTCGGCACTGGGCGCTGGAGCGACACCGGGACCACGGCGGTGTGGCCCGACACCCGATCGTGCCGCGCCACACCGCCGTGGACGAACTCGCGGGCGTGATCCGCGATCATGCGTTGCGCATATAGGCCCGCACCGCGAGGGGGGCGAACACGGCGGTGATCACCGCTGCGCCGATCAGGGCCCACACGACATGGATGCCGGCGTGACCGGAGTTCGTCAGTTCGCGCACCGCCGTGACGAGGTGGCTGACCGGGTTGACGTTGACGAAGCCCTGCAACCAGCCGGGCATTGTGTCGACCGGGACGAAGGCGTTGGACATGAAGGTGAGCGGGAACATGATCATCATCGAGATCCCCTGCACGGCAGATGCTTTGCTCATGAGGCAGCCCATCAGTGCGAAGATCCACGAGACCGCGAAACTGCACACGATGATGAGTGCGGCCGAGGCGATCACGCCGAATACGTCGGGCCGCCAGCCCATCAACACGCCCATCACCACGGTCAGCACGGTTGCGATGGAGTAGCGGATGACATCGGCGAGCAGGGCGCCGGCGAGTGGGCTGATCCGGGCGATCGGTAGGGAACGGAACCGGTCGAAGACACCCTTGTCCATGTCCTCACGCAACTGGGTGCCGGTGACGATCGAGGTCATGATCACGGTCTGCACGAGGATGCCCGGAATGATCACCGGCAGATAGGCTTCCACGTTGCCGCTGATCGCGCCGCCGAAGATGTAGGTGAACATCAGTGTGAAGATGATCGGTTGGAATGTGACGTCGAAGAGCTGTTCGGGGTTGTGCCGGATCTTCAGCACACCGCGGTAGGCCATGCTGAAAGATTGCCGGAACGACTCGGCCAGGCTGATCGAGGTCTTCACCCTGGCGCGTGTGGCGCGGGTCGTGATCGGGGTCGACGGGGGACTGTCGATGGTGGCGGTCATGCGTGGGCCTCCTGTGTGGTGTCGGACGGATGTGTGTCGGATGACTGGTGCCCGGGTGCGTCGGCGTCGGAATCCGTCTGCGCCGGCCTACCGGTGATGGTGAGGAACACCTCGTCGAGACTCGGCTTCTGCACGGTGATCTCCTCGATGCCGATCCCGTTCTCGCGCAGCGCGATCAGCACATCGGGTACGAGATCGGCGGAACTGAGCGGAACCGTCGTCCGCGCCGCCTCCGGGCTCAGCGCGGCCTTCTGCCCGAGGATCGACTCCGCGATCTCGCACACGCGGGGTGCATCAGCACGATCGGTCGCGACGAGTTGGAGCGTGCTGGCACCGATGGAGTGCTTGAGCTCGTCGGCCGTGCCGTCGGCGATGACCCGACCGTGATCGATGACGGCGATGCGGTCGGCCAGCTGATCGGCCTCGTCGAGGTACTGGGTGGTGAGCAGGACCGTCGACCCGCCCGCGACGAGGCGACGGATGGTGTCCCACATCTGGGCACGAGTTCGCGGATCGAGTCCGGTCGTCGGTTCGTCGAGGAACAGCAGCGGCGGGGTGTCGATCAGGCTGGCCGCGAGGTCGAGGCGTCGACGCATGCCGCCGGAGAAGTTCTTCAGCGGCCGGGCCGCGGCGTCGGTGAGGGCGAACTCCTCGAGCAACTCGTCGGCGCGCGAACGTGCCGCAGTCCGTGAGAAGCCCAGCAGGCGGGCGAACAGCACGAGGTTCTGGGTGGCGGTGAGATCCTCGTCGACGGAGGCGTACTGCCCGGTGACGCCGGCGAGCGAACGTACCGCGACCGCGTCGTCGACGACGTCGTAGCCGAAGACCCGCGCCGCTCCGGCATCCGGACGCAGGAGGGTGGCCAGCATGCTGACGGTGGTCGTCTTTCCGGCACCGTTGGGTCCCAGGACGCCGTACACCGATCCGGTCGGAACGGTGAGGTCGACGCCGTTGACCGCGCGCGTCGAGCCGAAGTGCTTGACGAGTCCGCGCGCCTCGATCGCGAGGTCGGTGCGGGGGGACGGAGCGGGCCCGGCGCCGGGCCGGGGAGTGGTTGTCGTTGTCATGACGACAACTGTGGATCGGGCTCCTGTCGTCGGGCTTGCGTGCGCTTACGTGGTTCTGTCGCGCACCGGACGAAGTGTCCCGCGGAACGCTCGGACACCGTTGTGGCCTGTGGACAGTGCTCACGCTGTGGATTCATGGTGCGGCTGCGAGGGCTGGACGGTTTACGTTGCCCGCCATGGGACGACGCACACATTCCGCCGAGGCGGCCTGGACGCCACAGATCGCGTATCAGGTCCGTCACGAGCTGATGGATCATGTCCACGAGCGACGACGGGTGGTCAACAAGCGGCTGGATGCACTCGAGGCCGAAGCCGGCCAGGTGGCGGAGGTTCTCGATGACGCGGACGACGGCTTGGTGGTGCTCGGTCCGGAAGAGTACGCCGAACGGGAGGTCGCGCTGGAGGAGGTGCACGGACTCTTCGCGCTCGCCGGGTGGTGGTCCGGGCAGCTCGCGGTCACGGTGTTGGAGCTCGCCGATGCTCCCGTGCATTGGATCACGGCTCCCGCAGTCGAGGTGATCACCGGTGTTCGGGACGGCGAATCCGATGTCGCGGGTGCCGTTCTGGACCCCCACGTCCTGTCGACGTTGGGCGATGCCGGCATCGCGTTGTTCGAGAAGTCCGCGGGCCGTCATCGATCACCGGCCGGGCTGTCGGCTTCCGACCACGCCGACGTCGGGATCGACGGCTTGTGCTGGCGGCGCGCAACACTCGGTGAAGAGGATGCACCTCCCGTCGTGGACATGGTCGTGGTGCACGTGTTGACTCACGACCGAAAGCTCCGGCGTGCCGCTTCGATCGACGGTTGCCGCCCGGAGGTCGTCGACGTGGATTCGTTCAGCGTGCCGGTCGATCGGGAGTCCACCGCCGGCGGACGAAACCGGCGATCGGTCCGAGTGCTGACCCGTCTTGCGGAGGAACTCGGCCGGGGCATGCTGACCGTCTCGTCGAACGGAATGACCGACCGGTCATCCGTGGCGATCGCCGTCGTGTCCTGAGGCCCTTGAGCTGTTCACCTGGCCGGTTCGAGATCCGCGAAGTGTTTGAGGGTGTCGGCCTCGATGGTCTTGTACACGGTCGACGACGCCGGACCAGAGAAGGCGGTGACCACACGCGAGGAGGTGGGCAGCTCCAGCGCGAAGGTCCACTTGAGCCGACAGCCCACGTCGGCACGCGAGATCTCGGTCGCCTCGCCGAACCGCCGGATACCCGGGACATTCGCCCTCAGAACCCGGAAACCGTTGCGGTAGTGCCCGTTCTCCGGATCTTCGGTCCAGTCGAAGAAGTCTTCCTCGAGGGTCACATAACCGGGGCCGAGCACCGCCCGGCGCTGGGTCCCCACACCGTACGGCGGCGGTGACACGAACTCGATCTTCTTGATCGCGCGGCACCAGTCGAGGGTGTGCTGACGGGTGAACTCGGCCCACGCGCGTTCCGGCGTGACCGGCAGGCGGACGTCGATGACATGCCGGACCGGCGCATCGTCGAAGAAGTCGAGATCGAAGGTCTGCAGCTCATGAGAACGTGCCATGGGTCACATTCAAGCACGGGACCCCGACCGGCGCCTCGGGCGCGTCGCGGACCCGGAGGGGCGGGGCGAGGCGGCTGAAAGGTTCATCTGTTCGGATGACATTGTGCGACAACGGTTTTGTCAGACCTAGATGCGACAGTGCGTGCAGATGCGGGACCGCTTCCCAGGTGCCGCACGACAGAGAAGGACCTACGATGACCGACCCCCAGAATCCATATCCCGGCCCCAACCCGGGTCAGCAGCCTCCTTACGGCCAGCCCTACCAGGGACAGCAATACGGGCAACCCCCACAACCCGGGGCACCGCAGTACGGCACTCCCCAGTACGGCACTCCCCAGTACGGTGCTCCACCCCAGCCGTACCCGGCCCCACCTGCCAAGAAGAAGAAAAAGTGGCCTTGGGTCCTGGGGGCCCTCGTGATCCTGCTGATCATCATCCTCGCGGCCACCTCTGGTGGAGGGTCGGACGACACGGACACCACGGCGGGTTCGGGTGCTTCATCCGCAGCCGGGCAGGCCGATCCGGGTGACGCGGACAGCGGTGACGCGGAAGGTGAGGATGCGGCAGCCGGCCTCAACACACCGGTACGCGACGGCAAGTTCGAGTTCGTGGTGACCGGTGTCGAACCCGGTCTGACCTCCGTGGGCGACAACCCGTATCTGACCGAGGAAGCCCAGGGCCAGTTCGTGGTCGTCACCATGACGGTGAAGAACACCTCGGACCAGCCGCAGAGCTTCTCCCCGACGGGCCAGAAACTCTTCGACGCCGAGAACCGCAGCTTCGAACCGGACACCACGGCCCAGATCGCGCTGGGCGGATCGGACATTCCTGTGTGGGACAACATCAATCCCGGCAATGCCGTGACCGTCAAGCTGGTCTACGACATGCCGGCGGGAGCCACACCGGCGTCCATCGAACTGCATGACTCGATGTTCTCTGGTGGGGTGTCGGTGAATCTCTCCTGACTCCTCGGGTGGCGTAGCCGTGTTGGGTGCTCAGTCGGCCTCGACCACCAGACCTCGGCTCGACCGCCAGACTTCGATCGAAGTCTGGCGGTCGAGTCATGTTCTGGTGGTCGAGCTTTCGGCGCGGCGAGACCGTCAAGAAATTCTGAGTGAAACCGTAACCGCCTGTAGTGCGTCCAAACGGTATGTCGACTTTCCCCACGGACCGCCACGGACTCATCCGGCGAGAGACAACGCTGCGCTTGGGCATCGGCGACGATGTCGTGAGTTCGGCGGTGAAGCGAGGTGAACTGGTCCGGCTCGCTCCCGGTGTCTGTGTGACCGCGACCGATGACGCGGATGATCTGTACCGCCTGAGGTCCGTGGGGGTGGCCACCTCCGCTCGGGATCACGAGTCCTCGATACTCAGCCATGATTCGGCTGCGGCGGTCTTTCGTCTGTCGCTCCTCCACCCCAAGCGGGAGCGCGTGCATCTGACCAGGATCGAACCGGGCGCCGGATTCGTGCGTGGGCTCCGCGCCGTGCACGCGGGGCCGGTGACCGCGGAATGGATCGTGGAGGTCGACGGCATTCGGCTGACGAGCCTCGAACGGACCGCGGTGGACGTGGCGATGGCCGGCGATTTCGCACAAGCGCTGGTCGTGTTCGACCGCGCTTTCGCTGCCGACGCCGACGTCACCACGATGGCGCACCTCATCGAGTCGCGCCGACGATGGCGAGGTGCGGGGATAGCCCGTCGTGCGTTGTCGTTTGCGGACGGTGCATCAGAGAGTGTCGGGGAGTCGTGGAGCCGGGCACAGATGATCGAGGCCGGGTTCCCGATGCCGCGACTGCAGCACACGTTTCAGACGGACGTCGGACCCGCGCGCACCGACTTCGACTGGGACGCAATACTTGTCGGTGAGTTCGACGGATTGCAGAAGTACGGTCGCCTGTTGCGCCCGGGTGAGACCCCGCGCGATGCCCTCATCCGGGAGAAGCGTCGGGAGGACGCGCTGCGCGCGCAGGGGATCATGGTGATCCGGTGGACGTGGGGAACGCTCGTACGCGGCGAGCTGGCGGATCTGCTCCGGCCGTGGTTGGACAAGCTCGCCGCAGCCTGACAGCCAGACTTCAACTCGACCGCCAGACTTCGATCGACGTCTGTCGGTCGAGTTGAGGTCTGCCGGTCACTGCCCTCAGAAAACGCAGAGCCCGGGACGACCGTGTCGTCCCGGGCTCTGTTCGAGAATCCGATCAGCCGTGGTAGGGCTCCGCGCTGACCAGCGTCACCTTGATGGTGGCGCCGCTGGGCACGGAGTACTCGCGGGTCTCGCCGACCTTCGCGTCGATGAGGGCGGCTCCGAGGGGCGAGCTGGGGGAGTAGGTCTCCAGTCCGCCCTGGCCGCTCTCCTCGCGGGTGGCGATGAGGAAGGTCTCGGTGTCCTTCTCGTCACCGTCGTAGTAGACGGTCACGACGGAACCGGGCAGTGCGACGCCCGACTGGGTCGGCGCCTCGCCGACCTTGGCGTTGTTCAGCAGTTCTTGCAGCTGGCGGATGCGCGCTTCCTGCTGACCCTGCTCTTCGCGAGCGGCGTGGTAGCCGCCGTTCTCCTTGAGGTCGCCCTCTTCGCGACGCTCGTTGATCTCGGCGGCAATGACCGGACGGTTGGCGATCAACGAGTCGAGTTCGCCCTTGAGGCGGTCGTGCGACTCTTGGGTCAGCCAGGTCACCTGGGTGTCGGTCATCGGTCACTC belongs to Gordonia sp. KTR9 and includes:
- a CDS encoding ABC transporter permease — translated: MTATIDSPPSTPITTRATRARVKTSISLAESFRQSFSMAYRGVLKIRHNPEQLFDVTFQPIIFTLMFTYIFGGAISGNVEAYLPVIIPGILVQTVIMTSIVTGTQLREDMDKGVFDRFRSLPIARISPLAGALLADVIRYSIATVLTVVMGVLMGWRPDVFGVIASAALIIVCSFAVSWIFALMGCLMSKASAVQGISMMIMFPLTFMSNAFVPVDTMPGWLQGFVNVNPVSHLVTAVRELTNSGHAGIHVVWALIGAAVITAVFAPLAVRAYMRNA
- a CDS encoding daunorubicin resistance protein DrrA family ABC transporter ATP-binding protein, with the translated sequence MTTTTTPRPGAGPAPSPRTDLAIEARGLVKHFGSTRAVNGVDLTVPTGSVYGVLGPNGAGKTTTVSMLATLLRPDAGAARVFGYDVVDDAVAVRSLAGVTGQYASVDEDLTATQNLVLFARLLGFSRTAARSRADELLEEFALTDAAARPLKNFSGGMRRRLDLAASLIDTPPLLFLDEPTTGLDPRTRAQMWDTIRRLVAGGSTVLLTTQYLDEADQLADRIAVIDHGRVIADGTADELKHSIGASTLQLVATDRADAPRVCEIAESILGQKAALSPEAARTTVPLSSADLVPDVLIALRENGIGIEEITVQKPSLDEVFLTITGRPAQTDSDADAPGHQSSDTHPSDTTQEAHA
- a CDS encoding DUF4352 domain-containing protein — encoded protein: MTDPQNPYPGPNPGQQPPYGQPYQGQQYGQPPQPGAPQYGTPQYGTPQYGAPPQPYPAPPAKKKKKWPWVLGALVILLIIILAATSGGGSDDTDTTAGSGASSAAGQADPGDADSGDAEGEDAAAGLNTPVRDGKFEFVVTGVEPGLTSVGDNPYLTEEAQGQFVVVTMTVKNTSDQPQSFSPTGQKLFDAENRSFEPDTTAQIALGGSDIPVWDNINPGNAVTVKLVYDMPAGATPASIELHDSMFSGGVSVNLS
- a CDS encoding type IV toxin-antitoxin system AbiEi family antitoxin domain-containing protein, which codes for MSTFPTDRHGLIRRETTLRLGIGDDVVSSAVKRGELVRLAPGVCVTATDDADDLYRLRSVGVATSARDHESSILSHDSAAAVFRLSLLHPKRERVHLTRIEPGAGFVRGLRAVHAGPVTAEWIVEVDGIRLTSLERTAVDVAMAGDFAQALVVFDRAFAADADVTTMAHLIESRRRWRGAGIARRALSFADGASESVGESWSRAQMIEAGFPMPRLQHTFQTDVGPARTDFDWDAILVGEFDGLQKYGRLLRPGETPRDALIREKRREDALRAQGIMVIRWTWGTLVRGELADLLRPWLDKLAAA
- the greA gene encoding transcription elongation factor GreA, giving the protein MTDTQVTWLTQESHDRLKGELDSLIANRPVIAAEINERREEGDLKENGGYHAAREEQGQQEARIRQLQELLNNAKVGEAPTQSGVALPGSVVTVYYDGDEKDTETFLIATREESGQGGLETYSPSSPLGAALIDAKVGETREYSVPSGATIKVTLVSAEPYHG